A single region of the Lotus japonicus ecotype B-129 chromosome 4, LjGifu_v1.2 genome encodes:
- the LOC130710310 gene encoding topless-related protein 4-like isoform X2 encodes MSSLSRELVFLILQFLDEEKFKESVHKLEQESGFFFNMRHFEDMVTNGEWDEVEKYLSGFTKVDDNRYSMKIFFEIRKQKYLEALDKQDRAKAVEILVKDLKVFAAFNEELFKEITQLLTLDNFRHNEQLSKYGDTKSARGIMLAELKKLIEANPLFRDKLQFPSLKNSRLRTLINQSLNWQHQLCKNPRPNPDIKTLFVDHSCGQPNGARAPSPVTNPLMSGVPKAGGFPPLSAHGPFQPTPAALPTSLAGWMANPSPVPHPSASAGPIGLASANNAASLLKRPRTPPTNNPAMDYQTADSDHVLKRTRPFGISDEVNNLPVNLLPVAYSGQSHGQSSYSSDDLPKTVVMTLSQGSLVKSMDFHPLQQILLLVGTNMGDVMVWDIGSRDRIAHRNFKVWELGSCSVALQASLSNDYSASINRVVWSPDGTLCSVAYSKHIVHIYSYHGGDDLRNHLEIEAHSGSVNDLAFSYPNKQLCVVTCGEDRVIKVWDAVTGAKQYTFEGHEAPVYSVCPHHKENIQFIFSTAADGKIKAWLYDNMGSRVDYDAPGHSSTTMAYSADGTRLFSCGSNKEGESFLVEWNESEGAVKRTYHGLGKRSAGVVQFDTTKNRFLAAGDEFMIKFWDMDNTNLLTSADADGGLQASPCIRFNKEGILLAVSTNDNGVKILANPEGIRLLRTVESRTFDASRAASAAVVKAPTIGAFPSTNVTVGTSLADRAPPVAAMVGINNDTRTLADVKPRIVDEAVDKSRIWKLTEINEPSQCRSLKLPDSITVSPMRVSRLIYTNQGGAILALAANAVHKLWKWQRNGNTAGKATASLQPQLWQPSSGILMTNDIGDTNPEDAVSCFALSKNDSYVMSASGGKISLFNMMTFKTMTTFMPPPPAATFLAFHPQDNNIIAIGMEDSTIQIYNVRVDEVKTKIKGHQKRITGLAFSHALNVLVSSGADSQLCVWSTDGWEKQTSKFLQMQNGRAPAPLADTRVQFHLDQTHLLAVHETQIAIYEAPKLECLKQWFPREASGPITHATYSCDSQSIYVSFEDGSIGVLTASTLRLRCRIHQTAYLNPHPSLRLHPLVIAAHPSEPNQFALGLTDGGVHILEPLESEGRWGSPPPTENGAGPSTPSGATGSEQPQR; translated from the exons ATGTCTTCGCTGAGCAGAGAGTTGGTTTTTCTTATACTTCAGTTTCTCGATGAAGAGAAATTTAAGGAGTCTGTTCACAA GTTGGAGCAGGAATCAGGTTTTTTCTTTAACATGAGGCATTTCGAGGATATGGTAACGAATGGGGAGTGGGATGAGGTGGAAAAGTACTTGTCTGGTTTTACCAAGGTGGATGACAATAGATACTCCATGAAGATCTTCTTTGAGATTAGGAAGCAGAAGTATCTAGAAGCGTTAGACAA GCAAGATCGAGCGAAAGCGGTGGAAATTTTAGTGAAGGACTTGAAAGTATTTGCAGCATTTAATGAAGAGCTTTTTAAGGAGATCACTCAATTGTTGACTTTGGATAACTTTAG ACATAATGAACAGCTATCTAAGTATGGGGATACAAAATCTGCTCGAGGAATAATGCTGGCTGAACTGAAGAAACTAATTGAAGCTAACCCTCTTTTCCGCGACAAGCTTCAGTTTCCTTCCTTGAAGAACTCCAGATTGCGGACTCTAATTAATCAGAG CTTAAACTGGCAGCATCAGCTTTGTAAGAACCCGAGGCCTAACCCTGACATAAAGACCCTTTTTGTAGACCATAGTTGCGGGCAACCAAATGGTGCACGAGCCCCATCCCCTGTTACTAATCCCTTAATGAGTGGTGTCCCAAAGGCTGGAGGTTTCCCACCACTTAGTGCTCATGGT CCATTTCAGCCCACACCAGCTGCTCTTCCAACATCGCTTGCTGGTTGGATGGCCAATCCATCTCCTGTTCCACACCCTTCAGCTTCCGCAGGACCTATAGGTTTGGCCTCAGCTAATAATGCAG CATCACTTCTAAAGCGCCCCAGAACACCTCCGACCAATAACCCAGCTATGGACTATCAAACTGCAGATTCAGATCATGTATTGAAGAGAACAAGACCTTTTGGCATATCTGATGAA GTCAATAATCTACCTGTTAATTTGCTTCCTGTTGCGTACTCTGGCCAAAGCCATGGTCAAAGTTCCTATTCCTCTGATGACTTGCCCAAGACTGTTGTGATGACTCTCAGCCAAGGTTCTCTTGTTAAAAGTATGGATTTCCACCCACTTCAGCAAATTCTACTTCTTG TTGGAACGAACATGGGTGATGTCATGGTATGGGATATAGGTAGTCGTGACAGGATTGCTCATAGAAATTTCAAGGTTTGGGAACTTGGATCGTGCTCAGTGGCTCTACAG GCATCTCTCTCCAATGATTACTCAGCATCAATCAATCGTGTAGTGTGGAGTCCTGATGGAACACTTTGCA GTGTTGCTTATTCTAAACATATTGTGCACATATATTCCTATCATGGTGGGGATGATCTGAGAAACCACCTAGAG ATTGAGGCTCATTCTGGGAGTGTCAATGATCTTGCTTTTTCTTATCCGAACAAACAGCTTTGTGTTGTAACATGTGGAGAAGATCGAGTAATCAAG GTATGGGATGCAGTTACTGGTGCAAAGCAGTATACTTTTGAGGGTCATGAAGCACCTGTATATTCTGTTTGCCCTCATCACAAAGAAAATATTCAG TTCATCTTCTCAACTGCAGCTGATGGAAAAATAAAGGCATGGTTGTATGATAACATGGGTTCTAGGGTTGACTATGATGCACCTGGACATTCATCTACGACAATGGCATATAGCGCTGATGGAACAAG ATTGTTCTCGTGTGGCTCAAATAAAGAAGGGGAGTCATTTCTAGTAGAATGGAATGAAAGTGAAGGAGCTGTGAAGCGTACATATCATGGTCTTGGGAAGAGATCTGCAGGTGTTGTACAATTTGATACCACCAAGAATCGATTCTTAGCTGCTGGTGATGAGTTTATGATCAAATTCTGGGACATGGATAATACAAACTTGTTGACAAGTGCTGATGCAGATGGCGGATTACAG GCTTCTCCCTGTATTAGATTCAACAAGGAAGGAATACTGTTGGCTGTCTCCACAAATGACAATGGAGTTAAAATTTTAGCAAACCCAGAAGGAATTAGGCTTCTCCGGACAGTGGAGAGTCGTACATTTGATGCTTCCAGAGCTGCTTCTGCAGCTGTTGTGAAG GCACCTACTATTGGCGCTTTTCCTTCCACCAATGTAACTGTTGGAACAAGCCTTGCTGATAGAGCTCCTCCAGTAGCAGCCATGGTTGGGATA aATAACGATACTCGAACTTTAGCTGATGTCAAACCCAGAATTGTTGATGAAGCTGTGGATAAATCTAGGATATGGAAGCTAACAGAAATTAACGAACCATCACAATGCCGTTCCCTCAAACTGCCTGATAGTATAACTGTATCACCAATGAGG GTTTCTAGGTTAATTTATACAAATCAAGGGGGTGCTATTTTGGCTTTGGCAGCAAATGCTGTTCACAAGCTTTGGAAATGGCAGAGAAATGGTAACACTGCAGGGAAG GCCACTGCAAGTCTTCAACCACAACTGTGGCAACCATCTAGTGGAATATTGATGACTAATGATATAGGTGATACTAACCCAGAGGATGCCGTGTCATGTTTTGCACTGTCCAAGAATGATTCGTATGTCATGTCTGCTTCTGGGGGAAAAATCTCCCTATTCAATATGATGACATTCAAG ACAATGACAACTTTCATGCCACCACCACCAGCTGCTACATTTCTTGCATTTCATCCTCAAGACAACAATATTATTGCTATTGGCATGGAGGACTCTACCATTCAAATTTATAATGTTCGAGTGGATGAG GTCAAAACCAAGATAAAAGGTCATCAGAAGAGAATTACAGGTCTTGCTTTTTCTCATGCTCTAAATGTGCTCGTATCATCTGGAGCTGACTCTCAG TTGTGTGTTTGGAGCACTGATGGATGGGAGAAGCAAACAAGTAAATTCCTGCAAATGCAAAATGGACGAGCACCAGCACCTCTTGCAGACACTCGTGTCCAGTTTCATCTAGACCAGACACATTTACTGGCTGTTCATGAGACTCAGATAGCTATATATGAGGCACCAAAGTTGGAATGCCTAAAGCAG tgGTTCCCTCGGGAAGCTAGTGGTCCAATCACACATGCTACATATTCATGCGACAGTCAATCAATATATGTAAGCTTTGAAGATGGAAGTATTGGTGTTCTTACCGCCTCAACGCTTCGATTAAGATGTAGAATACATCAAACTGCTTATCTCAATCCCCACCCAAG CTTGAGACTGCATCCTCTTGTAATTGCTGCACATCCCTCCGAACCCAATCAATTTGCATTAGGACTTACTGATGGTGGAGTCCATATACTTGAACCACTAGAGTCAGAAGGGAGATGGGGTTCTCCACCTCCAACTGAGAACGGCGCTGGTCCTAGCACTCCTTCAGGTGCCACTGGTTCAGAGCAACCCCAAAGGTGA
- the LOC130710310 gene encoding topless-related protein 4-like isoform X1, whose translation MSSLSRELVFLILQFLDEEKFKESVHKLEQESGFFFNMRHFEDMVTNGEWDEVEKYLSGFTKVDDNRYSMKIFFEIRKQKYLEALDKQDRAKAVEILVKDLKVFAAFNEELFKEITQLLTLDNFRHNEQLSKYGDTKSARGIMLAELKKLIEANPLFRDKLQFPSLKNSRLRTLINQSLNWQHQLCKNPRPNPDIKTLFVDHSCGQPNGARAPSPVTNPLMSGVPKAGGFPPLSAHGPFQPTPAALPTSLAGWMANPSPVPHPSASAGPIGLASANNAASLLKRPRTPPTNNPAMDYQTADSDHVLKRTRPFGISDEQVNNLPVNLLPVAYSGQSHGQSSYSSDDLPKTVVMTLSQGSLVKSMDFHPLQQILLLVGTNMGDVMVWDIGSRDRIAHRNFKVWELGSCSVALQASLSNDYSASINRVVWSPDGTLCSVAYSKHIVHIYSYHGGDDLRNHLEIEAHSGSVNDLAFSYPNKQLCVVTCGEDRVIKVWDAVTGAKQYTFEGHEAPVYSVCPHHKENIQFIFSTAADGKIKAWLYDNMGSRVDYDAPGHSSTTMAYSADGTRLFSCGSNKEGESFLVEWNESEGAVKRTYHGLGKRSAGVVQFDTTKNRFLAAGDEFMIKFWDMDNTNLLTSADADGGLQASPCIRFNKEGILLAVSTNDNGVKILANPEGIRLLRTVESRTFDASRAASAAVVKAPTIGAFPSTNVTVGTSLADRAPPVAAMVGINNDTRTLADVKPRIVDEAVDKSRIWKLTEINEPSQCRSLKLPDSITVSPMRVSRLIYTNQGGAILALAANAVHKLWKWQRNGNTAGKATASLQPQLWQPSSGILMTNDIGDTNPEDAVSCFALSKNDSYVMSASGGKISLFNMMTFKTMTTFMPPPPAATFLAFHPQDNNIIAIGMEDSTIQIYNVRVDEVKTKIKGHQKRITGLAFSHALNVLVSSGADSQLCVWSTDGWEKQTSKFLQMQNGRAPAPLADTRVQFHLDQTHLLAVHETQIAIYEAPKLECLKQWFPREASGPITHATYSCDSQSIYVSFEDGSIGVLTASTLRLRCRIHQTAYLNPHPSLRLHPLVIAAHPSEPNQFALGLTDGGVHILEPLESEGRWGSPPPTENGAGPSTPSGATGSEQPQR comes from the exons ATGTCTTCGCTGAGCAGAGAGTTGGTTTTTCTTATACTTCAGTTTCTCGATGAAGAGAAATTTAAGGAGTCTGTTCACAA GTTGGAGCAGGAATCAGGTTTTTTCTTTAACATGAGGCATTTCGAGGATATGGTAACGAATGGGGAGTGGGATGAGGTGGAAAAGTACTTGTCTGGTTTTACCAAGGTGGATGACAATAGATACTCCATGAAGATCTTCTTTGAGATTAGGAAGCAGAAGTATCTAGAAGCGTTAGACAA GCAAGATCGAGCGAAAGCGGTGGAAATTTTAGTGAAGGACTTGAAAGTATTTGCAGCATTTAATGAAGAGCTTTTTAAGGAGATCACTCAATTGTTGACTTTGGATAACTTTAG ACATAATGAACAGCTATCTAAGTATGGGGATACAAAATCTGCTCGAGGAATAATGCTGGCTGAACTGAAGAAACTAATTGAAGCTAACCCTCTTTTCCGCGACAAGCTTCAGTTTCCTTCCTTGAAGAACTCCAGATTGCGGACTCTAATTAATCAGAG CTTAAACTGGCAGCATCAGCTTTGTAAGAACCCGAGGCCTAACCCTGACATAAAGACCCTTTTTGTAGACCATAGTTGCGGGCAACCAAATGGTGCACGAGCCCCATCCCCTGTTACTAATCCCTTAATGAGTGGTGTCCCAAAGGCTGGAGGTTTCCCACCACTTAGTGCTCATGGT CCATTTCAGCCCACACCAGCTGCTCTTCCAACATCGCTTGCTGGTTGGATGGCCAATCCATCTCCTGTTCCACACCCTTCAGCTTCCGCAGGACCTATAGGTTTGGCCTCAGCTAATAATGCAG CATCACTTCTAAAGCGCCCCAGAACACCTCCGACCAATAACCCAGCTATGGACTATCAAACTGCAGATTCAGATCATGTATTGAAGAGAACAAGACCTTTTGGCATATCTGATGAA CAGGTCAATAATCTACCTGTTAATTTGCTTCCTGTTGCGTACTCTGGCCAAAGCCATGGTCAAAGTTCCTATTCCTCTGATGACTTGCCCAAGACTGTTGTGATGACTCTCAGCCAAGGTTCTCTTGTTAAAAGTATGGATTTCCACCCACTTCAGCAAATTCTACTTCTTG TTGGAACGAACATGGGTGATGTCATGGTATGGGATATAGGTAGTCGTGACAGGATTGCTCATAGAAATTTCAAGGTTTGGGAACTTGGATCGTGCTCAGTGGCTCTACAG GCATCTCTCTCCAATGATTACTCAGCATCAATCAATCGTGTAGTGTGGAGTCCTGATGGAACACTTTGCA GTGTTGCTTATTCTAAACATATTGTGCACATATATTCCTATCATGGTGGGGATGATCTGAGAAACCACCTAGAG ATTGAGGCTCATTCTGGGAGTGTCAATGATCTTGCTTTTTCTTATCCGAACAAACAGCTTTGTGTTGTAACATGTGGAGAAGATCGAGTAATCAAG GTATGGGATGCAGTTACTGGTGCAAAGCAGTATACTTTTGAGGGTCATGAAGCACCTGTATATTCTGTTTGCCCTCATCACAAAGAAAATATTCAG TTCATCTTCTCAACTGCAGCTGATGGAAAAATAAAGGCATGGTTGTATGATAACATGGGTTCTAGGGTTGACTATGATGCACCTGGACATTCATCTACGACAATGGCATATAGCGCTGATGGAACAAG ATTGTTCTCGTGTGGCTCAAATAAAGAAGGGGAGTCATTTCTAGTAGAATGGAATGAAAGTGAAGGAGCTGTGAAGCGTACATATCATGGTCTTGGGAAGAGATCTGCAGGTGTTGTACAATTTGATACCACCAAGAATCGATTCTTAGCTGCTGGTGATGAGTTTATGATCAAATTCTGGGACATGGATAATACAAACTTGTTGACAAGTGCTGATGCAGATGGCGGATTACAG GCTTCTCCCTGTATTAGATTCAACAAGGAAGGAATACTGTTGGCTGTCTCCACAAATGACAATGGAGTTAAAATTTTAGCAAACCCAGAAGGAATTAGGCTTCTCCGGACAGTGGAGAGTCGTACATTTGATGCTTCCAGAGCTGCTTCTGCAGCTGTTGTGAAG GCACCTACTATTGGCGCTTTTCCTTCCACCAATGTAACTGTTGGAACAAGCCTTGCTGATAGAGCTCCTCCAGTAGCAGCCATGGTTGGGATA aATAACGATACTCGAACTTTAGCTGATGTCAAACCCAGAATTGTTGATGAAGCTGTGGATAAATCTAGGATATGGAAGCTAACAGAAATTAACGAACCATCACAATGCCGTTCCCTCAAACTGCCTGATAGTATAACTGTATCACCAATGAGG GTTTCTAGGTTAATTTATACAAATCAAGGGGGTGCTATTTTGGCTTTGGCAGCAAATGCTGTTCACAAGCTTTGGAAATGGCAGAGAAATGGTAACACTGCAGGGAAG GCCACTGCAAGTCTTCAACCACAACTGTGGCAACCATCTAGTGGAATATTGATGACTAATGATATAGGTGATACTAACCCAGAGGATGCCGTGTCATGTTTTGCACTGTCCAAGAATGATTCGTATGTCATGTCTGCTTCTGGGGGAAAAATCTCCCTATTCAATATGATGACATTCAAG ACAATGACAACTTTCATGCCACCACCACCAGCTGCTACATTTCTTGCATTTCATCCTCAAGACAACAATATTATTGCTATTGGCATGGAGGACTCTACCATTCAAATTTATAATGTTCGAGTGGATGAG GTCAAAACCAAGATAAAAGGTCATCAGAAGAGAATTACAGGTCTTGCTTTTTCTCATGCTCTAAATGTGCTCGTATCATCTGGAGCTGACTCTCAG TTGTGTGTTTGGAGCACTGATGGATGGGAGAAGCAAACAAGTAAATTCCTGCAAATGCAAAATGGACGAGCACCAGCACCTCTTGCAGACACTCGTGTCCAGTTTCATCTAGACCAGACACATTTACTGGCTGTTCATGAGACTCAGATAGCTATATATGAGGCACCAAAGTTGGAATGCCTAAAGCAG tgGTTCCCTCGGGAAGCTAGTGGTCCAATCACACATGCTACATATTCATGCGACAGTCAATCAATATATGTAAGCTTTGAAGATGGAAGTATTGGTGTTCTTACCGCCTCAACGCTTCGATTAAGATGTAGAATACATCAAACTGCTTATCTCAATCCCCACCCAAG CTTGAGACTGCATCCTCTTGTAATTGCTGCACATCCCTCCGAACCCAATCAATTTGCATTAGGACTTACTGATGGTGGAGTCCATATACTTGAACCACTAGAGTCAGAAGGGAGATGGGGTTCTCCACCTCCAACTGAGAACGGCGCTGGTCCTAGCACTCCTTCAGGTGCCACTGGTTCAGAGCAACCCCAAAGGTGA